A region from the Sulfurospirillum oryzae genome encodes:
- the hemB gene encoding porphobilinogen synthase yields MFKRFRRLRMNATLRSLVRETTLSMDDFIYPLFAKSGEGIKKEIGSMPGVYQMSIDEILKECANLQKLGINSIILFGIPEVKDSVGSDALCEHGIIASTIKAVKKAYPSMFVVTDLCFCEFTDHGHCGILDMEHESVNNDATLEILAKQALVHARSGADMIAPSGMMDGMIEALREALDSAGFINLPIMSYSTKFASAYYGPFRDVAESAPSFGDRKTYQMDPANRREAIAESVEDEMQGADILMVKPALAYLDIIRDVRNATSLPLCVYNVSGEYAMLKAAGKAGVIDYERVMMETMIAFKRSGADMIISYHAKEVAEVLRRR; encoded by the coding sequence ATGTTTAAAAGATTTAGAAGGCTCAGGATGAACGCGACACTTCGTTCCTTAGTTCGCGAAACGACTTTGAGTATGGACGATTTTATCTATCCATTGTTTGCAAAAAGCGGTGAAGGCATTAAAAAAGAGATTGGCTCGATGCCGGGTGTTTACCAAATGAGCATTGACGAAATACTTAAAGAGTGCGCAAACTTACAAAAGCTAGGCATTAACTCTATTATTTTATTTGGTATTCCTGAAGTGAAAGACAGTGTGGGAAGTGACGCGCTGTGTGAGCATGGCATTATTGCTAGTACCATCAAAGCGGTTAAAAAAGCGTACCCTTCTATGTTTGTTGTCACCGATCTTTGCTTTTGCGAATTTACTGACCATGGACATTGTGGTATTTTAGACATGGAACATGAGAGTGTCAATAACGATGCGACGTTGGAAATTTTAGCCAAGCAAGCCCTTGTTCACGCTCGCTCGGGTGCGGATATGATCGCTCCTTCAGGGATGATGGATGGCATGATTGAAGCATTACGCGAAGCCCTTGATAGCGCAGGGTTTATCAATCTTCCGATTATGAGTTATTCGACCAAATTTGCAAGTGCCTATTATGGGCCATTTCGTGATGTGGCTGAATCTGCTCCTAGTTTTGGTGATCGAAAAACCTACCAGATGGACCCAGCCAACCGAAGAGAAGCGATAGCAGAATCTGTGGAAGATGAGATGCAAGGTGCGGACATTTTGATGGTTAAACCAGCCCTTGCCTACCTAGACATCATTCGCGATGTTCGCAATGCGACATCGTTGCCTTTGTGTGTTTATAACGTGAGTGGCGAGTACGCGATGCTCAAAGCCGCTGGTAAAGCGGGTGTGATTGATTATGAGCGCGTGATGATGGAGACGATGATCGCGTTTAAACGCTCAGGTGCTGACATGATTATCAGTTACCACGCGAAAGAAGTAGCAGAAGTATTAAGAAGGAGATAG
- a CDS encoding superoxide dismutase — protein sequence MAIVLPNLPYAKEALEPYIGTKTLEIHHGKHHQTYVTNLIKLIEGTDLSAESLESLILKSVNNPDRVGIFNNAAQVWNHTFYWNSMKPKGGGVPNGEIATKIDAVFGSYDAFIQAFKNAGLTQFGSGWAWLVLKNGTLEIIKTANADTPIAHGIKPILTVDVWEHAYYLDYQNRRADYLDVFFNHLVNWDFANANLK from the coding sequence ATGGCAATTGTATTACCCAACCTTCCTTATGCTAAAGAGGCACTTGAGCCCTATATTGGCACTAAAACATTAGAAATCCATCATGGTAAACACCATCAAACGTATGTAACTAACCTCATTAAACTTATCGAGGGAACAGATTTGAGCGCGGAGTCACTTGAAAGCCTCATTCTAAAATCAGTCAACAACCCTGATCGCGTGGGTATCTTTAACAATGCCGCGCAAGTATGGAATCACACCTTTTACTGGAACTCTATGAAACCAAAAGGTGGCGGAGTACCCAATGGAGAAATTGCGACTAAAATCGATGCGGTCTTTGGAAGTTATGACGCCTTTATTCAAGCGTTTAAAAATGCAGGTCTTACACAATTTGGTAGTGGCTGGGCATGGCTCGTGCTTAAAAATGGCACTTTAGAGATCATAAAAACGGCTAATGCCGATACACCTATCGCACATGGAATCAAGCCAATACTCACTGTTGATGTCTGGGAACATGCCTATTATCTTGACTATCAAAACAGGCGTGCAGATTATCTGGATGTTTTCTTTAACCATCTGGTGAACTGGGATTTTGCAAACGCTAATTTAAAGTAA
- the ribA gene encoding GTP cyclohydrolase II translates to MKIEISEVANLPSRFGTFKIQSFKEGIKEHLVIFKEPLGNAPIVRIHSECLTGDTIGSLKCDCRDQLEYALKLIEKEGGMVIYLRQEGRNIGLLNKVNAYALQDKGLDTIEANHQLGFKADERTYEVVEFILAHFGIAQIKLLTNNPRKLESLKKINIVERIPVVIDSNVFNEGYLKTKKEQMGHLY, encoded by the coding sequence ATGAAAATAGAAATTTCCGAGGTTGCGAACCTCCCATCACGTTTTGGAACGTTTAAAATTCAATCTTTTAAAGAGGGTATTAAAGAGCATTTAGTCATTTTTAAAGAGCCTTTAGGAAACGCTCCAATCGTACGAATTCACAGCGAATGTTTAACAGGTGATACCATTGGCAGTCTTAAATGCGACTGTCGCGACCAACTTGAATATGCCTTGAAACTTATCGAAAAAGAAGGCGGTATGGTGATTTATCTACGTCAAGAAGGCAGGAACATTGGGCTTCTCAATAAAGTCAATGCCTATGCACTTCAAGACAAAGGGCTTGATACCATCGAAGCGAACCACCAGCTCGGCTTTAAGGCTGATGAGCGTACGTATGAAGTCGTTGAATTTATTTTGGCGCATTTTGGCATCGCTCAAATCAAACTGCTCACCAACAATCCACGCAAACTTGAGAGCCTTAAAAAAATTAATATTGTAGAACGTATCCCTGTTGTCATAGACTCAAACGTCTTTAATGAAGGCTATTTAAAGACAAAAAAAGAGCAGATGGGTCATCTGTATTAG
- a CDS encoding GNAT family N-acetyltransferase, with the protein MIRSATINDSEMIAALLTQLGYPNTQNFIQERITSLLEHPDAMLLVYEKEEKILALLSLHVIPQIALLGSFLRISYFVVDEQARSHHIGTELEAYATHIAQEKKCDRIEVHCHERRKDAHRFYAKHGYIESPKYFIKPLL; encoded by the coding sequence ATGATACGAAGTGCAACAATCAATGATTCTGAAATGATTGCCGCACTTCTTACCCAATTAGGCTATCCCAACACGCAAAACTTCATTCAAGAACGCATAACCTCTCTTTTAGAACATCCCGATGCCATGCTTCTGGTGTATGAAAAAGAAGAAAAAATCCTTGCGCTTCTCTCTTTGCATGTCATCCCTCAAATCGCACTTTTAGGCTCATTTTTACGCATCAGTTATTTTGTGGTCGATGAACAAGCAAGGTCACACCACATTGGCACAGAACTCGAAGCGTATGCAACACACATTGCCCAAGAAAAAAAATGTGACCGCATTGAAGTGCATTGTCATGAAAGACGAAAAGATGCTCATCGTTTTTATGCAAAACACGGCTATATTGAGTCTCCAAAATATTTCATAAAACCTCTTCTGTAA